A single region of the Cronobacter condimenti 1330 genome encodes:
- the fhuF gene encoding siderophore-iron reductase FhuF — MAYRSLHSVDDLIWRAPLHRPPSTLALRLREAFTTHRAHFHDIMKLDETPPVTALTFSEWSQPAALASLMALYSDHIYRNQPTVVRENKPLKSLWAQWYLGLLVPPLMLALLTQPQALDLSEENIAVDFHETGRAACFYMMVEEDVSAIGLSARERLEKLLLDVMTPVVQALEASGDINGKLIWSNTGYLINWCFGEWREWLGEETVNALRQSCFFEKTLLNGQENPLFRTVVLREGLLVRRTCCQRYKLPDVQQCGDCTLK, encoded by the coding sequence ATGGCTTATCGTTCCCTTCATTCTGTTGATGATCTTATCTGGCGCGCTCCGCTGCATCGTCCGCCTTCGACGCTCGCCTTGCGCCTGCGCGAAGCGTTCACGACGCACCGCGCACACTTTCACGACATTATGAAGCTTGATGAAACGCCACCGGTAACCGCGTTGACCTTCAGTGAATGGTCGCAGCCCGCCGCACTCGCCTCTTTAATGGCGCTCTACTCCGATCATATTTACCGTAACCAGCCAACAGTCGTTCGTGAAAACAAGCCGCTAAAATCACTCTGGGCGCAGTGGTATCTTGGCCTGCTGGTGCCGCCGTTGATGCTGGCGCTGCTGACACAGCCGCAGGCGCTGGATCTCAGCGAAGAGAATATCGCCGTCGATTTTCACGAAACGGGCCGCGCGGCATGCTTCTATATGATGGTTGAAGAAGATGTCAGTGCTATCGGGCTTTCTGCGCGTGAACGGCTGGAAAAACTACTGCTGGATGTGATGACACCAGTGGTTCAGGCACTGGAAGCCTCGGGCGACATTAACGGCAAGCTCATCTGGAGTAACACTGGTTATCTCATTAACTGGTGCTTTGGCGAATGGCGCGAGTGGCTGGGCGAAGAGACAGTCAACGCGCTGCGTCAAAGCTGCTTTTTTGAAAAAACCTTGTTGAATGGCCAGGAAAACCCACTGTTTCGCACGGTCGTACTGCGCGAAGGATTACTGGTGCGCCGCACCTGTTGTCAGCGTTATAAGCTGCCTGATGTGCAGCAATGCGGCGACTGTACGCTAAAATAA
- a CDS encoding threonine/serine exporter, whose translation MDVIRIITLLLEDMLLSAIPAAGFAMVFNVPRRALLWCALLGAVGHGSRTVMTMLGLNIEWGTFLAAMLVGCIGIQWSRWYLAHPKVFTVAAVIPMFPGISAYSAMISAVKISHFGYSDVLMISLVTNFLKAASTVGALSIGLSLPGLWLYRKRPRV comes from the coding sequence ATGGATGTAATTCGCATTATTACGCTGCTGCTGGAAGATATGCTGCTCTCCGCTATTCCGGCGGCGGGCTTCGCGATGGTCTTTAACGTTCCGCGCCGCGCGCTGCTCTGGTGCGCGCTTCTCGGCGCAGTCGGTCACGGTTCGCGCACCGTGATGACGATGCTCGGGCTTAATATTGAATGGGGCACATTTCTGGCTGCTATGCTGGTCGGCTGCATCGGTATTCAGTGGTCACGCTGGTATCTGGCGCACCCGAAGGTCTTTACCGTCGCGGCGGTGATCCCCATGTTTCCGGGCATTTCGGCTTATTCGGCGATGATATCCGCCGTCAAGATCAGCCACTTTGGCTATAGCGACGTGTTGATGATCTCACTGGTGACCAACTTTCTGAAAGCGGCGTCCACCGTCGGCGCGCTCTCCATTGGGTTGTCTTTGCCGGGCCTCTGGCTGTACCGCAAACGTCCGCGCGTATAA
- the dnaT gene encoding primosomal protein DnaT yields the protein MSSRILTPDVVDIDAFRRNPGSALAHAERGAVAVFDNNAPAFYAVTPARMAELLALEKQLAAPRSDVALEAQFFEEGNDAAQPVPVPMGKFAMYPGWQPDPEFQRMAALWGIPLAQPVTSEELASFVAYWQAEGKVFHHIQWQQKLARSIQMNRATFTSSARRDVNAIAQPDDHIPDGFRG from the coding sequence ATGTCTTCCAGAATCCTGACCCCTGATGTCGTTGATATTGACGCCTTCCGGCGCAATCCCGGCAGCGCGCTGGCGCATGCTGAACGAGGGGCCGTGGCGGTGTTTGATAACAATGCGCCCGCATTTTATGCCGTCACGCCGGCGCGCATGGCGGAACTGCTGGCGCTGGAAAAACAGCTCGCCGCTCCCCGCTCCGATGTCGCGCTGGAAGCGCAATTTTTTGAAGAAGGGAATGATGCCGCGCAGCCCGTTCCGGTGCCGATGGGGAAATTCGCCATGTACCCAGGATGGCAGCCCGATCCGGAGTTTCAGCGCATGGCCGCGCTGTGGGGCATTCCCCTTGCCCAGCCGGTCACGAGCGAAGAGCTGGCCTCTTTCGTCGCTTACTGGCAAGCGGAAGGGAAAGTGTTCCACCATATCCAGTGGCAACAGAAGCTTGCGCGCAGCATTCAGATGAACCGCGCCACCTTTACGTCTTCGGCACGACGCGACGTCAACGCCATCGCACAGCCGGACGATCATATTCCTGACGGATTTCGAGGGTAA
- a CDS encoding DNA polymerase III subunit psi, whose protein sequence is MTSRRDWRLQQLGITQWVLRRPAALLGEIAIVLPAHIRLVMVASEPPPLSQPFIKDVLRALALDASQVMQITPDRVAMLHDADCNSWCLGVEDAPELPGVRLVTPGLETLQRSGAARADLWQQICEHEDDLLTPAR, encoded by the coding sequence ATGACATCCCGACGAGACTGGCGTTTACAGCAACTGGGCATCACCCAGTGGGTATTGCGTCGCCCCGCCGCGCTGCTGGGTGAAATTGCCATTGTGCTGCCTGCGCATATCCGCCTTGTCATGGTGGCCTCTGAACCGCCGCCGCTCAGCCAGCCTTTCATTAAAGATGTGTTGCGCGCACTGGCGCTCGACGCCTCTCAGGTCATGCAGATAACCCCCGACCGTGTTGCCATGCTGCACGATGCTGACTGCAATAGCTGGTGTCTGGGCGTTGAAGATGCGCCAGAACTGCCCGGTGTCAGGTTAGTCACACCCGGGCTTGAGACGCTACAGCGCAGCGGCGCGGCGCGCGCCGACCTCTGGCAACAAATTTGCGAGCATGAAGATGATCTCCTTACTCCAGCCCGCTGA
- a CDS encoding DUF1435 domain-containing protein, producing MILFIIIDTRGESMLYRRLESGWAVILPGALVAMLAWSELSWAQWRVIIVLALLATVGMLYHPRLRHYVLLPSCIAFASGLMLIVSHLHNALN from the coding sequence ATGATATTGTTTATCATTATCGATACGAGAGGCGAATCGATGTTGTACAGACGACTGGAAAGTGGTTGGGCCGTCATTTTGCCGGGCGCACTGGTCGCAATGCTGGCATGGAGTGAACTGAGCTGGGCACAGTGGCGGGTCATTATTGTACTGGCGCTGCTGGCGACGGTCGGCATGCTGTACCATCCGCGCTTGCGGCACTATGTATTGCTGCCATCGTGCATCGCATTCGCGAGCGGATTAATGCTAATCGTATCGCATCTGCACAACGCGTTAAATTAA
- the rsmC gene encoding 16S rRNA (guanine(1207)-N(2))-methyltransferase RsmC gives MSAFSPASEVLLRHSDDFTESRVLFAGDMQDDLPARFETAQSRAHTQQFHHWQVLSKPMGDNARYGLVADADIVADSDTLIYYWPKNKPEAQFQLINLLSLLPVGTDVFVVGENRSGVRSAEAMLEAFCPLNKIDSARRCGLYHGRLEKQPDFDADGWWGEYQVDDLTIKTLPGVFSRDGLDVGSDLLLSTLSPHTKGKVLDVGCGAGVLAAVLASHSPKVRLTLCDVSAPAVDASRATLAANGFEGEVLASNVFSEIKGRFDMIISNPPFHDGMETSFEAAQTLIRSAVRHLNIGGELRIVANAFLPYPNILDETFGNHEVMAQTGRFKVYRAVMGRNAKR, from the coding sequence ATGTCTGCTTTTTCCCCGGCAAGCGAAGTTCTGCTACGCCACAGTGATGATTTTACCGAAAGCCGCGTTCTGTTTGCCGGCGATATGCAGGATGACCTGCCTGCGCGTTTTGAAACCGCGCAAAGCCGTGCGCACACGCAGCAGTTCCACCACTGGCAGGTGCTGAGCAAGCCGATGGGCGATAACGCGCGCTACGGTCTGGTGGCCGATGCCGATATCGTGGCGGACAGTGATACCCTTATCTATTACTGGCCGAAAAACAAACCCGAAGCGCAGTTCCAGTTGATAAATCTGCTGTCGCTGCTGCCGGTGGGCACAGATGTTTTCGTGGTCGGAGAAAACCGCAGCGGCGTGCGCAGCGCTGAGGCGATGCTTGAAGCCTTCTGCCCGCTCAATAAAATCGACAGCGCGCGTCGCTGCGGCCTTTATCATGGTCGTCTCGAAAAGCAGCCAGATTTTGATGCGGATGGCTGGTGGGGTGAATATCAGGTCGATGATCTGACCATTAAAACGCTGCCGGGCGTGTTTAGCCGCGACGGGCTGGATGTCGGCAGCGATCTGCTGCTTTCTACTCTTTCACCGCATACTAAAGGCAAAGTACTGGATGTCGGTTGTGGCGCAGGCGTGCTGGCGGCAGTACTGGCAAGCCATTCACCGAAAGTACGTTTAACGCTGTGCGACGTAAGCGCCCCGGCGGTAGACGCCAGCCGCGCGACGCTTGCCGCGAATGGTTTTGAAGGTGAAGTCCTCGCCAGCAATGTCTTCTCGGAAATCAAAGGCCGTTTCGACATGATTATCTCTAACCCGCCTTTCCATGACGGGATGGAAACCAGCTTTGAAGCCGCTCAGACGCTTATCCGCAGTGCGGTACGTCATCTGAATATCGGCGGCGAGCTGCGCATCGTGGCGAACGCGTTCTTGCCTTACCCGAACATTCTTGATGAAACCTTCGGCAACCACGAAGTGATGGCGCAGACGGGTCGCTTTAAGGTTTACCGCGCCGTCATGGGCCGTAACGCGAAGCGCTAA
- the rimI gene encoding ribosomal protein S18-alanine N-acetyltransferase, translating into MKMISLLQPADLAAAFSIEQRAHAFPWSEKTFASNQGERYLNLRLDVDGTMAAFAITQVVLDEATLFNIAVDPAFQRRGLGRALLEHLIAALEQRDVLTLWLEVRASNHAARALYESLGFNEATIRRNYYPTPNGREDAIIMALPLG; encoded by the coding sequence ATGAAGATGATCTCCTTACTCCAGCCCGCTGATCTGGCGGCAGCTTTCTCGATTGAACAGCGCGCCCATGCGTTCCCCTGGAGCGAAAAAACCTTTGCCAGCAATCAGGGCGAGCGTTATCTCAACCTGCGGCTTGATGTCGACGGTACCATGGCCGCGTTCGCGATAACCCAGGTCGTGCTGGATGAAGCCACGCTTTTTAATATCGCGGTAGACCCCGCCTTTCAGCGTCGCGGTCTCGGCCGGGCGTTGCTTGAACATCTTATCGCCGCGCTGGAGCAGCGCGACGTGCTGACGCTCTGGCTTGAAGTCCGCGCCTCCAATCATGCGGCGCGCGCGCTCTATGAAAGCCTGGGCTTTAACGAGGCGACGATTCGTCGTAACTATTACCCGACGCCCAACGGGCGCGAAGACGCCATCATCATGGCGTTACCGCTGGGCTGA
- a CDS encoding organic hydroperoxide resistance protein, with amino-acid sequence MSLENVIYRAKAKATGGRDGRATSSDGVLDVKLGVPKEMGGMGGDVTNPEQLFAAGYSACFLGAMKFVSARDKIAMPKDAFIEGEVGIGPLPTGFGIEATLNIHLPGMDESEAQKLVDAAHIVCPYSNATRGNIDVTLNIIA; translated from the coding sequence ATGTCTTTAGAAAACGTAATCTACCGCGCCAAAGCAAAAGCCACCGGTGGCCGTGACGGCCGCGCCACTTCTTCTGACGGCGTACTGGACGTGAAACTGGGCGTGCCGAAAGAGATGGGCGGCATGGGCGGCGATGTCACCAACCCGGAACAGCTGTTTGCCGCAGGCTATTCCGCCTGCTTCCTGGGGGCGATGAAGTTTGTTTCTGCCCGCGACAAAATCGCCATGCCGAAAGATGCGTTTATTGAAGGCGAAGTGGGCATCGGCCCGCTGCCGACCGGCTTCGGTATCGAAGCCACGCTGAACATTCACCTGCCGGGGATGGACGAATCTGAAGCGCAGAAACTGGTCGATGCGGCACATATCGTTTGCCCGTACTCCAATGCGACCCGCGGCAACATCGACGTTACGCTGAATATCATTGCCTGA
- a CDS encoding PTS sugar transporter subunit IIC has protein sequence MSANHAAFNVIFRFVENYVSPIASRISAQRHVMAIRDGFISAMPFMIVGSFLLVFAYPPFSPDTTLGFARAWLDMAKQFEGQILTPFDMTMGIMSIYICAAIAYNLGKHYVKSHQLDPFMCAMLSLMAFMLVAAPKTKGTLPVDSLGGTGIFTAILVAIYSVEMMRFLKAHNIGIRLPDQVPPMIKNSFDLLIPVLVVVLTLYPLSLLIQSQFGMLIPQAIMAIFKPLVSAADSLPAILLAVLIGHLLWFAGIHGAAIVSGMLQMFWLTNLGINQTALAQGAPLPHIFMEAFWTFFIVIGGSGATMGLVFCYLRSRSAHLRSIGRLSVVPSIFNINEPVIFGTPIVMNPVFFIPFLLAPMVNAVLAWAAMKFDLIGRVISVVPWTAPAPVGAAWALGWDFRAALLVVVLAVVSAIIYFPFFKVYEKQLLAQEAEEAQKEAQGAGEQAA, from the coding sequence ATGTCTGCCAACCATGCTGCATTTAATGTGATTTTTCGCTTTGTTGAAAATTATGTCAGTCCGATAGCTTCCCGCATTTCCGCACAACGCCATGTTATGGCGATCCGCGACGGCTTTATCTCTGCGATGCCGTTTATGATAGTCGGCTCGTTTTTACTGGTGTTCGCCTATCCGCCGTTTTCGCCAGATACCACGCTTGGTTTTGCGCGCGCCTGGCTGGATATGGCGAAACAGTTTGAAGGTCAGATCCTTACGCCGTTTGATATGACAATGGGGATCATGTCGATTTATATTTGTGCCGCTATCGCCTATAACCTGGGCAAACACTATGTCAAATCGCATCAGTTAGATCCTTTCATGTGCGCCATGCTATCGCTGATGGCGTTCATGCTGGTCGCCGCGCCAAAAACAAAAGGGACCCTGCCTGTGGACAGTCTCGGTGGAACCGGGATTTTCACGGCGATCCTCGTGGCGATTTACTCTGTAGAGATGATGCGTTTTCTGAAAGCGCATAATATCGGTATCCGCCTGCCAGACCAGGTGCCGCCGATGATCAAAAACTCCTTTGATTTATTGATTCCGGTGCTTGTGGTGGTCCTGACGCTCTATCCGCTGAGCCTGTTGATCCAGTCACAATTCGGTATGCTCATTCCGCAGGCCATTATGGCCATTTTCAAACCTCTGGTCTCTGCGGCGGATTCGCTGCCCGCTATTTTGCTCGCGGTGTTGATTGGTCATCTGCTCTGGTTTGCTGGCATTCACGGCGCGGCAATTGTCTCCGGCATGCTGCAAATGTTCTGGCTAACGAACCTCGGCATTAACCAGACGGCACTGGCCCAGGGCGCGCCACTGCCCCATATCTTTATGGAGGCGTTCTGGACATTCTTTATTGTTATTGGTGGCTCAGGGGCGACGATGGGACTGGTGTTCTGTTATCTGCGCAGCCGCTCGGCGCATCTGCGATCCATCGGTCGGCTGAGTGTGGTGCCCAGTATATTCAATATCAATGAGCCGGTGATTTTCGGCACGCCAATTGTAATGAACCCGGTCTTCTTTATTCCTTTCCTGCTGGCCCCAATGGTGAATGCGGTGTTAGCCTGGGCTGCAATGAAGTTTGATTTAATCGGGCGCGTGATTTCTGTTGTGCCGTGGACCGCGCCTGCGCCGGTGGGCGCCGCCTGGGCGCTGGGCTGGGATTTCCGCGCTGCGTTGCTGGTTGTGGTGCTGGCGGTAGTGTCAGCCATCATCTACTTCCCGTTCTTTAAAGTGTACGAAAAACAGTTGCTGGCGCAGGAGGCGGAAGAGGCACAAAAAGAGGCGCAGGGGGCTGGGGAACAGGCTGCCTGA
- a CDS encoding threonine/serine exporter family protein, translating into MEADALAQREITRLCIQCGLYLLQHGAESALIEELMTRLGHALGMDSVESSISANAIVLTTIKDNHCLTTTRKNIDRGINMHMVTEVQHIVIMAEHKLLDRYDVEKRFSQLKPLRYPRWHVVLMVGLSCACFCKMNKGGWDGALVTFIASTLAMYVRQALTQRHLHPQINFCLTAFVATTVSGLLLALPPFASTSAVAMAASVLLLVPGFPLINAVADMFKGHVNTGLARWAMASLLTLATCIGVIMAMALWGLRGWM; encoded by the coding sequence ATGGAAGCGGATGCTTTAGCGCAGCGGGAAATCACCCGTTTGTGTATTCAGTGTGGGCTTTATTTATTGCAGCACGGCGCGGAGAGCGCGCTTATCGAAGAACTGATGACGCGGCTTGGCCACGCGCTCGGGATGGACAGCGTGGAGAGCTCTATCTCCGCGAACGCCATTGTCCTTACCACGATTAAAGATAACCACTGCCTCACCACAACACGTAAAAACATCGATCGCGGCATCAATATGCATATGGTGACGGAGGTTCAGCACATCGTGATTATGGCCGAGCATAAGCTGCTTGATCGCTATGACGTCGAAAAACGGTTTTCACAGCTAAAACCTCTGCGCTATCCGCGCTGGCACGTAGTGCTGATGGTTGGGCTTTCCTGCGCGTGCTTTTGCAAAATGAACAAAGGCGGCTGGGACGGTGCGCTGGTGACGTTTATTGCCAGCACGCTTGCAATGTATGTCCGCCAGGCGCTGACGCAGCGCCACCTGCATCCGCAAATCAATTTTTGCCTTACTGCATTTGTCGCGACTACGGTTTCTGGCTTGCTGCTCGCCCTGCCGCCGTTCGCCAGCACTTCTGCCGTCGCGATGGCCGCCAGCGTCCTGCTGCTGGTGCCTGGTTTTCCGCTCATCAATGCGGTGGCGGATATGTTTAAAGGTCATGTGAATACGGGGCTGGCCCGCTGGGCGATGGCGAGCTTACTCACGCTCGCCACCTGCATCGGGGTGATCATGGCAATGGCCTTATGGGGGCTTCGGGGATGGATGTAA
- the bglJ gene encoding DNA-binding transcriptional activator BglJ — protein sequence MEHGVEKRNVALIEKCVMSGEGIRSLLQGNYSTSYRLEIFTDHHAFIQATANRAFSAVIFSLEGTREHRRDCLQFVSEMAKAWPRMKRIVMVNNVNEGKLISQLSPTPLQGIIDKSETLSRFTDELMSAMNDSSRASELPNKVWYASHGPRLLSPTERIILRYLTDGYSVSQIACRLERNIKTIRAHKFNAMLKLGVHTDAGLLNAADILLHRAGLF from the coding sequence ATGGAACACGGAGTCGAAAAACGAAACGTTGCGCTAATTGAAAAATGCGTAATGAGCGGTGAAGGCATCCGGTCGCTGTTGCAGGGAAATTATTCGACATCATATCGCCTGGAAATATTTACCGATCATCATGCATTTATCCAGGCTACTGCAAACCGCGCATTTTCCGCCGTTATTTTTTCGCTGGAAGGAACGCGTGAGCACCGGCGTGACTGTCTGCAATTTGTCAGTGAAATGGCGAAAGCCTGGCCGCGCATGAAGCGCATCGTGATGGTGAATAATGTGAATGAGGGAAAACTGATAAGCCAGCTTTCCCCTACGCCGTTACAAGGGATTATCGATAAGTCGGAAACGCTGTCACGCTTTACCGACGAACTGATGTCCGCGATGAATGATTCTTCCCGTGCCAGCGAATTACCGAATAAGGTCTGGTACGCAAGCCATGGTCCGCGTCTTCTTAGCCCAACCGAGCGGATCATTCTGCGTTATCTGACAGACGGTTACTCGGTTTCGCAAATTGCCTGTCGGCTGGAGCGCAATATCAAAACCATTCGCGCGCACAAGTTTAACGCGATGCTGAAACTGGGCGTTCATACTGATGCAGGTTTACTGAACGCGGCGGACATTCTTTTACATCGGGCTGGCTTGTTTTAA
- a CDS encoding GGDEF domain-containing protein: protein MTVNNWRALTEEKYQLSLKLFLFLNLFSALFNLVDPLYDYPHIPWPALSVIALCGGLLIRAQTRAFRLKAINPTALLAGVLWSWNIWLKSPWCVFHDGICLLITLLGALFIAALSFINMPAAFIAFCLPITLTILWLDNAQHSTLFAYTLALPLIGLVIQHLIARRNDIFARRMMQTLIEEKATLIDLSMMDPLTGLYNRRGFQNRFDNLPPDAGQVFVLLMDIDHFKAYNDHYGHMMGDQALTRVSAAIRDSVRSRDIVTRYGGEEFMVLLTHADEQSARLAAERIRQRVFDLRIPHIFNESVATNVTLSIGIAPLKNGDIVDALRRADEALYAAKNEGRNHILYSSDQRAA from the coding sequence ATGACTGTAAATAACTGGCGAGCCCTGACAGAAGAAAAATACCAACTGTCCCTGAAACTCTTTCTGTTTCTTAATCTTTTTTCCGCGTTGTTTAATCTCGTGGATCCCCTTTATGACTACCCGCATATTCCCTGGCCCGCCTTAAGTGTTATTGCGCTGTGTGGCGGGTTACTGATACGCGCGCAGACCCGGGCTTTCCGCCTGAAGGCTATCAACCCGACCGCCCTGCTGGCTGGCGTACTCTGGTCATGGAATATCTGGCTCAAAAGCCCGTGGTGTGTTTTTCATGACGGCATATGTCTGCTGATTACCTTGCTCGGCGCGTTATTTATCGCCGCCCTCTCCTTTATAAATATGCCTGCCGCGTTTATCGCGTTTTGCCTGCCCATTACCCTGACCATCCTGTGGCTGGATAACGCCCAGCACTCCACGCTCTTTGCTTATACCCTGGCGCTGCCGTTAATTGGGCTGGTTATTCAGCATCTGATTGCCAGACGGAATGATATTTTCGCGCGGCGCATGATGCAGACGCTGATTGAAGAGAAAGCCACACTTATCGATCTCAGCATGATGGATCCGCTTACCGGCCTTTATAACCGACGCGGCTTTCAAAACCGGTTTGATAATCTTCCACCTGATGCAGGCCAGGTATTCGTGCTGCTCATGGATATCGACCACTTTAAAGCCTATAACGATCACTACGGCCATATGATGGGCGACCAGGCGTTGACGCGCGTGTCAGCAGCAATCCGCGATTCTGTGCGCTCGCGTGATATCGTCACCCGTTACGGGGGCGAAGAGTTTATGGTGCTGTTAACCCATGCCGATGAACAGAGCGCACGTCTGGCGGCCGAGCGTATTCGTCAGCGGGTTTTTGATCTGCGCATTCCACATATTTTTAATGAAAGCGTGGCGACTAACGTAACGCTAAGCATCGGCATCGCCCCACTGAAAAATGGCGATATCGTCGACGCGCTGCGTCGCGCGGATGAAGCGCTCTATGCCGCTAAAAACGAAGGGCGTAACCACATTTTGTATTCCAGCGACCAACGCGCCGCCTGA
- a CDS encoding MarR family winged helix-turn-helix transcriptional regulator: MKTTQQQRAGLPLDLDNQLCFALYSTNLALHKIYRQLLTPLGLTYPQYLVMLVLWEQDDVTVSEIGERLFLDSATLTPLLKRLESAGLVMRQRSRQDERQVIVTLTDAGRELKAKAHGIPGSVICAAACDKETLLSLKAQLETLRSNLNQQ, translated from the coding sequence ATGAAGACGACACAACAACAACGCGCAGGGCTGCCACTCGATTTAGATAATCAGCTCTGCTTTGCGCTCTACTCGACTAACCTGGCGCTGCATAAAATCTATCGCCAGTTGCTAACGCCGCTTGGGCTGACGTACCCGCAATATCTGGTGATGCTGGTGTTGTGGGAGCAGGACGACGTAACGGTTTCTGAGATTGGCGAACGCCTGTTTCTTGATTCCGCTACGCTCACGCCGCTGCTGAAGCGACTGGAATCCGCAGGGCTGGTGATGCGCCAGCGCTCGCGCCAGGATGAGAGACAAGTGATTGTCACGCTGACGGATGCGGGCCGCGAATTAAAAGCCAAGGCCCACGGCATTCCAGGCTCGGTGATCTGCGCCGCAGCCTGTGATAAAGAAACGTTGTTGAGCCTAAAAGCGCAGCTCGAAACGCTTCGCAGCAATCTGAATCAGCAGTAA
- a CDS encoding helix-turn-helix transcriptional regulator, whose protein sequence is MLPGRCKQGVIISQIPVMHTGLAAIIRRHFPETELYHYKSSAELSLPLLNPVDMVLAELPCAPEDARQECEAYYSLVAQAPAVHWIFLVPAASFSLAVQLLMRPETTLLSTAEPVEGVVNAIQLGREKAERVSQMLVTPRQAQHTEPASTVKLTTSERQVLRLLGKGWGINQIAQLLKKSNKTISAQKNSAMRRLSLRGNAEMYAWISSLQGLKELNLLSLHKEQAEWNTESKNETLR, encoded by the coding sequence ATGTTACCAGGACGTTGCAAACAAGGCGTTATCATTAGTCAAATCCCTGTCATGCATACCGGGCTTGCGGCCATTATTCGCCGCCATTTCCCGGAGACCGAACTTTATCACTATAAAAGCAGCGCGGAATTGTCGCTGCCTTTGCTAAATCCGGTTGATATGGTTCTCGCCGAGCTGCCTTGCGCACCGGAAGACGCGCGTCAGGAGTGTGAGGCGTATTACTCGCTGGTGGCGCAGGCCCCCGCGGTGCACTGGATTTTCCTTGTACCGGCGGCGTCGTTCAGTCTGGCGGTTCAGTTGCTGATGCGCCCGGAAACCACGCTGCTTTCCACTGCCGAACCCGTAGAAGGCGTGGTGAATGCCATTCAACTCGGGCGGGAGAAAGCAGAACGCGTCAGCCAGATGCTGGTGACGCCACGGCAGGCTCAGCATACCGAGCCTGCGTCTACGGTGAAGCTCACCACATCAGAAAGACAAGTTTTACGCCTTCTTGGTAAAGGCTGGGGAATAAACCAAATCGCCCAGTTGCTGAAAAAAAGCAATAAAACGATTAGTGCGCAGAAAAATAGCGCCATGCGGCGATTATCGTTACGCGGTAATGCAGAAATGTACGCATGGATAAGTAGTTTGCAGGGTTTAAAGGAATTAAATTTGCTTTCATTACATAAGGAACAGGCTGAATGGAACACGGAGTCGAAAAACGAAACGTTGCGCTAA
- a CDS encoding YbaK/EbsC family protein, producing the protein MSLESVRQFFVDNAPDIEIIELNQSTATVALAAAAHQVEPGQIAKTLSLKVKDTVILVVAKGDARLDNKKLKTTFGAKARMLSSDEVVTWTGHPVGGVCPFGLENALPVYCDVSLRQYDEVLPAAGAIHSAVRITPARLAELTHAKWVDVCL; encoded by the coding sequence ATGAGTCTGGAATCCGTGCGGCAATTCTTTGTCGACAACGCCCCCGATATTGAAATCATTGAACTGAACCAAAGCACGGCGACCGTTGCGCTGGCTGCTGCCGCCCATCAGGTAGAGCCGGGACAGATAGCCAAAACGCTCTCGCTGAAAGTAAAAGATACGGTGATTCTGGTGGTCGCTAAGGGCGATGCCCGTCTTGATAATAAAAAATTGAAAACCACTTTCGGTGCGAAAGCCAGAATGCTTAGCAGCGATGAAGTCGTGACCTGGACGGGGCACCCTGTCGGCGGCGTCTGCCCGTTTGGACTGGAAAACGCATTGCCCGTCTATTGCGATGTGTCGCTGCGCCAGTATGACGAAGTGCTCCCTGCGGCGGGCGCCATTCACAGCGCCGTGCGCATTACGCCCGCTCGCCTGGCTGAGCTTACGCACGCGAAGTGGGTGGATGTCTGTTTATAA